From the Butyrivibrio fibrisolvens genome, one window contains:
- a CDS encoding DUF2264 domain-containing protein produces the protein MSINNTWKPKYTDFELSPYTGLTRESWLDAGRYMLEGIFRHIDSIERPVVVPRKETDVTYPHKYSTGEGLVAEQKAEIFEGLTRSFFIASVMIHNEPDITINGIKLADYYKHQIYKSCCDKEDPSYVGTYEELHTGAFASDPIKPFQQTVETCALVIGLDACASEIWDTYSDQEKDDIADFLKSYAYNPTVPQNWRLFNMLDMAFLYKYGYKIDEKIMGDHAQAIINYYVGDGWYRDGQCFDYYSCWAFNVYGPIWCNWYGYERLSYVAARIEDASNALMKTYADMFDNDGYTNMWGRSCIYRNAATSAFDANMFLRNSKADPGLSRRICSGSLLQFLTRDDFLWNGVPTLGFYGQFTPLVQGYSCAESPFWLGKAFLCLHLPKDHPFWTSRESENSFDKLGDHEVKETVLKGPSLCFSNHKDNGETILRSAKVFKTAGDMHGMWNYNKLSYNSKFPWEATPSYQDGSAVESQMYVITDDHNGDRLYPNAVFAAGYRDGVLYRRGFFDYKIENERHWVQSMDFADFGVSEGLVRADKLVLYKRPVTITLGSYGFPDNDTQIIRKNEGEAKAIILKGTDHMGSPCQLAMTIYSGWEDIDIVRSEGTNPDSCKSIVVYAKAGSGPRLYDASKPYALVSQTITRHSHEDFTDDELFPIRNIEYTDPWNSGAFGPVTITMKDGKQHAVVFEGIEADLSL, from the coding sequence ATGAGCATAAACAATACTTGGAAACCTAAATATACAGATTTTGAATTAAGTCCTTATACAGGACTTACGCGCGAGAGCTGGCTTGATGCCGGCAGATATATGCTTGAAGGGATTTTTAGGCATATTGATTCTATAGAAAGGCCTGTAGTTGTCCCTCGCAAGGAGACTGATGTTACGTATCCCCACAAATATAGCACAGGTGAGGGACTTGTAGCAGAGCAGAAAGCGGAGATATTTGAAGGACTTACAAGATCTTTTTTTATAGCATCCGTGATGATCCATAATGAGCCTGATATCACAATTAATGGCATAAAACTTGCGGATTATTATAAGCATCAGATCTATAAGAGCTGCTGTGACAAGGAAGACCCTTCATATGTCGGGACTTATGAAGAGCTTCATACAGGTGCATTTGCAAGTGATCCTATAAAGCCTTTTCAGCAGACTGTCGAGACCTGCGCCCTTGTGATAGGCCTTGATGCGTGTGCATCTGAGATCTGGGATACATATTCTGATCAGGAAAAAGATGATATCGCCGATTTTCTGAAAAGCTATGCTTACAATCCTACAGTTCCGCAGAACTGGCGCCTTTTTAACATGCTGGATATGGCCTTTTTGTATAAGTATGGGTATAAGATTGATGAAAAGATAATGGGAGATCATGCTCAGGCGATTATTAATTACTATGTAGGAGATGGCTGGTATAGGGATGGTCAGTGCTTTGATTATTATTCATGCTGGGCGTTCAATGTATATGGGCCTATCTGGTGTAATTGGTACGGATATGAGAGGCTGTCTTATGTTGCGGCTAGAATAGAAGATGCTTCCAATGCTCTTATGAAGACTTATGCAGACATGTTCGACAATGACGGATACACCAATATGTGGGGCAGGAGCTGTATATATAGAAATGCTGCAACAAGTGCATTTGATGCCAATATGTTCCTTAGAAATTCTAAGGCTGATCCGGGGCTTTCAAGGCGCATATGTTCAGGATCTTTGTTACAGTTTCTTACAAGAGATGATTTTCTATGGAACGGAGTGCCTACTTTGGGCTTTTATGGCCAGTTCACGCCTCTTGTTCAGGGATATTCCTGTGCTGAGTCACCTTTTTGGCTTGGTAAGGCTTTTCTATGTCTGCACCTTCCTAAAGATCATCCTTTCTGGACTAGCAGGGAATCTGAGAACTCTTTTGACAAGCTTGGTGATCATGAAGTCAAGGAGACAGTTCTCAAAGGACCTTCACTGTGTTTTTCCAACCACAAGGATAATGGAGAGACGATACTTAGAAGTGCCAAGGTCTTCAAGACAGCAGGTGACATGCATGGGATGTGGAATTATAACAAGCTCTCTTATAACAGTAAGTTCCCTTGGGAAGCAACGCCTTCCTACCAGGATGGATCAGCTGTAGAATCCCAGATGTATGTCATAACAGATGATCATAATGGTGATAGGTTATATCCAAATGCTGTATTTGCAGCAGGATATAGAGATGGCGTACTATACAGACGCGGCTTTTTTGACTACAAGATTGAGAATGAAAGACACTGGGTTCAGAGTATGGACTTCGCAGATTTTGGCGTAAGTGAGGGACTTGTGCGTGCCGATAAGCTTGTACTTTACAAAAGGCCTGTTACTATAACACTAGGTTCTTATGGCTTCCCGGATAATGATACGCAGATTATCCGTAAAAATGAGGGCGAAGCCAAGGCCATAATCCTTAAAGGAACTGACCATATGGGAAGTCCATGCCAGCTTGCCATGACAATATATTCCGGCTGGGAGGATATTGATATCGTAAGATCAGAAGGTACCAATCCTGATTCGTGTAAGTCTATCGTAGTATATGCTAAGGCTGGATCAGGACCTAGGCTCTATGATGCCTCAAAGCCATATGCCCTTGTATCTCAGACTATCACAAGACATAGTCATGAAGATTTTACAGATGATGAGCTGTTCCCAATACGCAATATAGAGTACACGGATCCCTGGAATAGCGGCGCTTTTGGACCTGTTACTATAACCATGAAAGACGGAAAGCAGCACGCAGTGGTATTTGAAGGAATAGAAGCTGATCTTTCGCTGTGA